The Lysobacter panacisoli genome includes a window with the following:
- a CDS encoding FKBP-type peptidyl-prolyl cis-trans isomerase, translated as MKIEKDRVVRFHYTVSEAGQEPMETSEGREPLAILIGHGNIIPGLEKAMEGREAGEKFDVDVVAAEAYGERREGLTQRVPKKHFKGARLEPGMQAVLPTNFGPRAVTIQKVGMSVVDVDLNHPMAGKDLHFAIEIVDVREASAEEIEHGHVHGDGGHHH; from the coding sequence ATGAAAATCGAGAAAGACCGCGTCGTCCGCTTCCACTACACCGTGTCCGAAGCCGGGCAGGAACCGATGGAAACCTCCGAGGGCCGCGAGCCGCTGGCGATCCTGATCGGCCACGGCAACATCATCCCGGGCCTGGAGAAGGCAATGGAAGGCCGCGAGGCGGGCGAGAAGTTCGACGTCGACGTGGTCGCCGCCGAAGCCTACGGCGAGCGCCGCGAGGGTCTGACCCAGCGCGTGCCGAAGAAGCACTTCAAGGGCGCACGCCTGGAGCCGGGCATGCAGGCCGTGCTGCCGACCAACTTCGGTCCGCGCGCCGTGACCATCCAGAAGGTCGGCATGAGCGTGGTCGACGTCGACCTCAACCATCCGATGGCTGGCAAGGACCTGCACTTCGCCATCGAGATCGTCGACGTGCGCGAAGCTTCGGCGGAAGAGATCGAGCACGGCCACGTGCACGGCGACGGTGGCCACCACCACTGA
- a CDS encoding C40 family peptidase: MRARHYPGKPAPAPARGLLRFLFVLLCAAGLAACGGGKQVVRQAAPPSKRAWPVVQPENPDAANAVLMRAISLVGTPYRYGGNTPEGGFDCSGLVNYVYRDMLSLSLPRTSRDLAAYQGPRIVPDHLAAGDLVFFGSSGNVSHVGIYVGEGRFVHAPSTGGTVRLDHLDGSYWRDHYTGAKRVLR; this comes from the coding sequence ATGAGAGCCCGGCATTATCCCGGCAAGCCCGCCCCCGCGCCAGCGCGCGGCCTCCTGCGTTTCCTGTTCGTGCTGCTGTGCGCGGCAGGCCTCGCCGCATGCGGCGGTGGCAAGCAGGTCGTGCGCCAGGCCGCGCCGCCGTCCAAGCGCGCGTGGCCCGTGGTCCAGCCGGAAAACCCCGACGCCGCCAACGCCGTGCTGATGCGCGCCATCAGCCTGGTCGGCACGCCCTACCGCTACGGCGGCAACACGCCCGAAGGCGGCTTCGACTGCAGCGGGCTGGTCAACTATGTCTACCGCGACATGCTGTCCCTGAGCCTGCCGCGCACCTCACGCGACCTCGCCGCCTACCAGGGGCCGCGGATCGTGCCGGACCACCTCGCCGCCGGCGACCTCGTCTTCTTCGGAAGTTCGGGGAACGTCAGCCATGTGGGCATCTACGTCGGCGAAGGTCGCTTCGTCCACGCGCCCAGCACCGGTGGCACGGTGCGTCTGGACCACCTCGATGGAAGCTATTGGCGCGACCACTACACCGGGGCCAAGCGCGTCCTGCGGTGA
- a CDS encoding NADPH-dependent FMN reductase, with translation MPDHRPRLLAFAGSLREGSYNRRLIHVLAEGARAAGAEVTLIELRDHPLPIYDGDIEASGAPAEVRRLQALMAEHDGLLISTPEYNGSMPALVKNTLDWISRPTESGRSGVGLFQDKVAGIVSASPGPLGGLRSLLVLRDALAKLGLLVVPQQVAVGQAADKLPDYGVLNDDRLRAGVHGVGAAVVRHLGVLTGAPA, from the coding sequence ATGCCCGACCACAGGCCGCGCCTGCTCGCCTTCGCCGGAAGCCTGCGCGAAGGTTCCTACAACCGCCGGCTGATCCACGTGCTGGCCGAAGGCGCGCGCGCCGCCGGCGCGGAGGTCACCCTGATCGAGCTGCGCGACCATCCGCTGCCGATCTACGACGGCGACATCGAGGCCTCGGGCGCGCCTGCGGAGGTGCGGCGGTTGCAGGCGCTGATGGCCGAACACGACGGGCTGCTGATCAGCACGCCGGAGTACAACGGCTCGATGCCCGCGCTGGTGAAGAACACGCTGGACTGGATCTCGCGGCCGACCGAATCGGGGCGTTCCGGCGTCGGCCTGTTCCAGGACAAGGTCGCCGGCATCGTCTCGGCCTCGCCCGGTCCGCTCGGTGGACTGCGTTCACTGCTGGTGTTGCGCGACGCGTTGGCCAAGCTGGGCCTGCTGGTGGTGCCACAACAGGTCGCGGTCGGCCAGGCGGCAGACAAACTGCCCGACTACGGCGTACTCAACGACGACCGCCTGCGCGCCGGGGTCCACGGCGTCGGCGCGGCGGTGGTGCGGCATCTGGGCGTACTTACGGGAGCACCGGCATGA
- a CDS encoding acyl-CoA thioesterase has product MSGKQRELNLRFLAEPTDVNYGGKVHGGMVMKWIDQAGYAAAVGWSGTYAVTVAVGGIRFVAPIRISDLVTVHTKLVHTGTTSMHFAVDVKARDPMEAPEQDRLCTHCIIVFVAMDSVEGKPTPVPVWTPVNDDDKRLAEYALKVMELSKGIEQTVERLSAVSENL; this is encoded by the coding sequence ATGAGCGGCAAACAGCGCGAACTCAACCTGCGTTTCCTCGCCGAACCGACCGACGTCAATTACGGCGGCAAGGTCCACGGCGGCATGGTGATGAAGTGGATCGACCAGGCCGGCTACGCGGCGGCGGTCGGCTGGAGCGGCACCTACGCGGTGACGGTCGCGGTCGGCGGCATCCGCTTCGTCGCACCGATCCGGATTTCCGATCTCGTCACCGTGCACACCAAGCTGGTCCACACCGGCACCACCAGCATGCATTTCGCGGTCGACGTGAAGGCGCGCGATCCGATGGAGGCGCCGGAGCAGGACCGCCTGTGCACGCACTGCATCATCGTCTTCGTCGCGATGGACTCGGTCGAGGGCAAGCCGACGCCGGTGCCGGTGTGGACGCCGGTCAACGACGACGACAAGCGCCTGGCCGAGTACGCGCTGAAGGTGATGGAGCTGAGCAAGGGCATCGAGCAGACCGTCGAGCGCCTGAGCGCGGTCAGCGAGAACCTGTGA
- a CDS encoding GNAT family N-acetyltransferase encodes MDVASIELVERFPDPLDYCRLRSEAGMAPRSLEAARRGLANTLHGVSLLHEGAVVGMGRVIGDGGCFFIVSDIAVDPKWQGRGLGKRIMGALMAWLRTNAPSSAVVSLVADGDARHLYAKYGFVETTPHSVNMEYQVE; translated from the coding sequence GTGGACGTCGCGTCGATCGAGCTGGTCGAGCGCTTTCCCGATCCGTTGGACTATTGCCGGTTGCGTAGCGAGGCCGGGATGGCGCCGCGCAGCCTCGAGGCCGCGCGACGCGGACTGGCGAACACGCTGCATGGCGTGAGCCTGCTGCACGAAGGCGCGGTGGTCGGGATGGGCCGTGTGATCGGCGATGGCGGCTGCTTCTTCATCGTCAGCGACATCGCCGTCGATCCGAAGTGGCAAGGGCGCGGCCTGGGCAAGCGCATCATGGGCGCGCTGATGGCTTGGCTTCGCACGAACGCGCCGTCCTCGGCGGTGGTGTCGCTGGTCGCCGACGGCGACGCGAGGCATCTGTACGCGAAGTACGGATTCGTCGAGACGACACCGCATTCGGTGAACATGGAATACCAGGTCGAATGA
- a CDS encoding DUF418 domain-containing protein produces the protein MGDDAMLAPTRLDRRLHNLDVLRGFALLGILLMNVEFFGRPLADLDAGVDPNQAPFDHALSWLVYVFVQGKFWILFSLLFGMGFALMGERARAAGRNFTAVYLRRSLALLAIGLAHAVLIWSGDILITYAIGALLLLLFRDVTPRAQGAWGAALFGVPALLMIALAMLLLAINAVAGLDEGGLVDGAELARMQAARAAEVAAYAEGSWWQATRMRVDYLLGNIGETLIFEVFALGMFLVGAWLLRSGAIAQPQRHAALYRWLRYGALPVGLAMAVASGSITATFDWVHDSARSMFAAALMLLASPLLSLGYLALVIGALQTTRGQRVFGVLAPAGRMALTNYLVQSLIGTWIFYGYGLGLWGQVPRRWQLLGVLVVFALQVVFSRWWLERFRQGPVEWLWRACTYGRFPPMRPAAAHNP, from the coding sequence CTGGGCGACGACGCCATGCTCGCGCCGACGCGCCTGGACCGTCGCCTGCACAACCTCGACGTGCTGCGCGGCTTCGCGCTGCTCGGCATCCTCCTGATGAACGTGGAGTTCTTCGGGCGGCCGCTGGCCGACCTCGACGCGGGCGTCGATCCGAACCAGGCGCCGTTCGATCACGCGCTGTCGTGGCTGGTCTACGTGTTCGTGCAGGGCAAGTTCTGGATCCTGTTCTCGCTGCTGTTCGGCATGGGCTTCGCGCTGATGGGCGAGCGCGCCCGCGCGGCCGGACGCAACTTCACCGCGGTCTATCTGCGCCGCAGCCTGGCGTTGCTGGCGATCGGTCTGGCGCACGCGGTGCTCATCTGGTCGGGCGACATCCTCATCACCTACGCGATCGGTGCGCTGCTGCTGTTGCTGTTCCGCGACGTGACGCCGCGGGCGCAGGGCGCCTGGGGTGCGGCCCTGTTCGGCGTGCCGGCGCTGTTGATGATCGCGCTCGCGATGCTGCTGCTGGCGATCAATGCCGTCGCCGGACTGGACGAGGGCGGACTGGTCGATGGCGCGGAGCTGGCACGCATGCAGGCCGCGCGTGCGGCCGAGGTCGCCGCGTACGCCGAAGGGAGCTGGTGGCAGGCCACGCGGATGCGCGTGGACTACCTGCTCGGCAACATCGGCGAGACCCTCATATTCGAAGTGTTCGCGCTCGGCATGTTCCTCGTCGGTGCATGGCTGCTGCGCAGCGGTGCGATCGCGCAGCCGCAACGGCATGCGGCGCTGTACCGCTGGTTGCGCTACGGGGCGCTGCCGGTCGGTTTGGCGATGGCGGTGGCCAGCGGCTCCATCACGGCCACGTTCGACTGGGTCCACGACAGCGCGCGTTCGATGTTCGCCGCGGCGTTGATGCTGCTCGCCAGCCCGCTGCTGAGCCTGGGCTACCTGGCGCTGGTCATCGGCGCGCTGCAGACGACGCGCGGACAGCGCGTGTTCGGCGTGCTGGCGCCGGCCGGGCGCATGGCGCTGACGAACTACCTGGTGCAGTCGCTCATCGGTACCTGGATCTTCTACGGCTACGGCCTGGGACTGTGGGGCCAGGTGCCGCGACGCTGGCAGCTGCTCGGCGTGCTGGTGGTGTTCGCGCTGCAGGTGGTCTTCAGTCGCTGGTGGCTGGAGCGTTTCCGCCAAGGGCCGGTGGAATGGCTGTGGCGGGCTTGCACGTACGGGCGGTTTCCGCCGATGCGGCCCGCGGCCGCCCACAACCCCTAA
- a CDS encoding C40 family peptidase, with translation MPNQHLGHDAASTRPNRTPVRFVVAAALALLAAPAFAQQMPSSSLAGDSADGPAPVANTTLPEAMSLSDRALLLATDLNRLLVPAASAGDPVASLPTEQQGKIKTVLQRAMALLGTPYRWGGSDPDKGFDCSGLVGYVFRNALGIELPRVSREMAKSGELVSDKAKLAAGDLVFFGRRGRVDHVGIYVGEGRFVHAPSRGKDVQVSSLDTGYWSGKFMQARRLDGI, from the coding sequence ATGCCCAATCAGCACCTCGGCCATGATGCCGCCTCGACCCGCCCGAACCGCACGCCGGTTCGCTTTGTGGTCGCCGCCGCACTGGCCCTGCTGGCCGCTCCCGCCTTCGCACAACAGATGCCGAGCTCCTCGCTGGCCGGCGATTCCGCCGACGGCCCGGCCCCGGTCGCCAACACCACGCTGCCGGAGGCGATGAGCCTGTCCGACCGCGCGCTTCTGCTGGCCACCGACCTCAATCGCCTGCTGGTGCCGGCCGCCTCGGCCGGCGATCCGGTGGCGAGCCTGCCGACCGAGCAGCAGGGCAAGATCAAGACCGTCCTGCAGCGCGCGATGGCACTGCTGGGCACGCCGTACCGCTGGGGCGGCAGCGACCCGGACAAGGGCTTCGACTGCAGCGGCCTGGTCGGTTACGTCTTCCGCAACGCGCTGGGCATCGAACTGCCGCGCGTCTCCCGCGAGATGGCCAAGAGCGGCGAGCTGGTCAGCGACAAGGCCAAGCTGGCGGCCGGCGACCTGGTGTTCTTCGGCCGTCGCGGCCGCGTCGACCATGTCGGCATCTACGTCGGCGAAGGCCGCTTCGTCCATGCGCCCAGCCGTGGCAAGGACGTGCAGGTCTCCAGCCTCGACACCGGCTACTGGAGCGGCAAGTTCATGCAGGCGCGCCGCCTCGACGGCATCTGA
- a CDS encoding winged helix-turn-helix domain-containing protein, translating into MAERTTPTLTLTQARTLHLAAQGLAARPKRTVRQDDLLAAIARMQLLQIDTIHVVARSPYLVLFSRVGGYPASWLDGLLERRAIFETWAHEACFAPAADYKLHRSAIEHRAHHWAIRGARRRREAHGPQIDRLIEHVRERGAVKAADFERPAGNAGGGWWQWKDEKTWLETAFALGELMVARRENFHRVYDLPSRVIGAVQPDWENASIPDDASRREILLKSVRALGVTQARWVADYFRLRPRVRDADLAPLVEEGALLRVEVKGWDVPGYVHRDFAPQLALAAAGRLRASHATLLSPFDPVVWDRERASELFGFDYTLECYTPEPKRRYGYFVLPILVGSRLVGRLDAKAHRREGVFEVKALYVEEGIDADDALAVHVARAIDDCARWHGTPRVTLGRVRPASFARLVRTQLAVLRP; encoded by the coding sequence ATGGCGGAACGGACGACGCCGACGCTTACGCTCACCCAGGCGCGCACGCTGCACCTGGCTGCGCAGGGACTGGCGGCGCGCCCGAAACGCACGGTACGGCAGGACGACCTGCTCGCTGCGATCGCGCGCATGCAGCTATTGCAGATCGACACCATCCACGTCGTTGCGCGCAGTCCGTACCTGGTGCTGTTCTCGCGCGTTGGCGGCTATCCGGCGTCGTGGCTCGATGGCTTGCTCGAACGTCGTGCGATCTTCGAGACCTGGGCGCACGAAGCCTGCTTCGCCCCGGCCGCCGACTACAAGCTGCATCGCAGCGCCATCGAACACCGCGCGCACCACTGGGCGATCCGCGGTGCGCGTCGTCGTCGCGAGGCGCATGGACCGCAGATCGATCGCCTCATCGAACACGTGCGCGAGCGGGGCGCGGTCAAGGCGGCCGATTTCGAGCGTCCTGCCGGCAATGCGGGCGGCGGCTGGTGGCAATGGAAGGACGAGAAGACCTGGCTCGAAACCGCCTTCGCGCTGGGCGAACTGATGGTGGCCCGGCGCGAGAACTTCCACCGCGTCTACGACCTGCCCAGTCGCGTGATCGGTGCGGTGCAGCCGGACTGGGAGAACGCATCGATCCCGGACGACGCGTCGCGGCGCGAGATCCTGTTGAAGTCGGTGCGCGCGCTCGGCGTGACGCAGGCGCGCTGGGTCGCCGACTACTTCCGCCTGCGCCCGCGCGTGCGTGATGCGGACCTGGCGCCGCTGGTGGAGGAGGGCGCGCTGTTGCGCGTCGAGGTGAAAGGCTGGGACGTACCGGGCTACGTGCATCGCGACTTCGCGCCGCAACTCGCGCTGGCAGCCGCGGGACGCTTGCGAGCCAGTCACGCGACGCTGCTGTCGCCGTTCGATCCGGTGGTGTGGGATCGCGAGCGCGCCAGCGAACTGTTCGGTTTCGACTACACGCTCGAGTGCTACACGCCCGAGCCGAAGCGCCGCTACGGCTATTTCGTGCTGCCGATCCTGGTCGGATCGCGCCTGGTCGGACGGCTGGACGCGAAAGCGCATCGCCGCGAGGGCGTGTTCGAGGTCAAGGCGCTGTACGTGGAGGAGGGCATCGACGCCGACGACGCACTGGCCGTCCACGTCGCACGCGCCATCGACGACTGCGCGCGCTGGCACGGCACGCCGCGCGTGACGCTCGGCCGCGTGCGGCCGGCGTCGTTCGCCAGGCTGGTGCGGACGCAGCTGGCAGTGCTGCGCCCGTAG
- the hutG gene encoding N-formylglutamate deformylase yields the protein MNVPIEHDIYTLHRGTAPLFVSLPHDGSHIPDELAARMLPSARRAPDTDWHVSILYDFARELGASVIVPRHSRYVVDLNRPPDDTSLYPGQNTTGLCPAVQFSGEPVYLDGQAPTPEDIASRVDQYWRPYHDALRAEIERIRDAHGGVVLWEGHSIRGSDLPFLFEGRLPDLNLGTSSGASCSPALQQRLEAVLGGQGDYDHVVNGRFKGGYITRHYGEPARGVEAVQLEISQRNYMDEDSFAYLAAKAARLQSVIRALLTAALQR from the coding sequence ATGAACGTCCCGATCGAACACGACATCTACACGCTGCACCGCGGCACCGCGCCGCTGTTCGTGAGCCTGCCGCACGACGGCAGTCACATTCCCGACGAACTGGCCGCGCGCATGCTGCCGTCGGCGCGACGCGCGCCCGACACCGACTGGCACGTGTCGATCCTGTACGACTTCGCTCGCGAACTGGGCGCGTCGGTCATCGTGCCGCGCCATTCGCGCTACGTCGTCGACCTCAACCGCCCGCCGGACGACACCTCGCTGTATCCGGGCCAGAACACCACCGGCCTGTGCCCGGCGGTGCAGTTCAGCGGCGAACCGGTGTACCTCGACGGCCAGGCGCCGACGCCGGAGGACATCGCTTCGCGCGTCGATCAGTACTGGCGTCCGTACCACGACGCGCTGCGCGCGGAGATCGAGCGCATCCGCGACGCGCACGGAGGCGTCGTGTTGTGGGAAGGCCACTCGATCCGCGGCAGCGACCTGCCGTTCCTGTTCGAAGGCCGTCTGCCGGATCTCAACCTCGGCACGTCCAGCGGTGCGAGCTGTTCGCCCGCGCTGCAGCAGCGGCTGGAAGCCGTGCTGGGAGGGCAGGGCGACTACGACCACGTCGTCAACGGCCGCTTCAAGGGTGGCTACATCACGCGCCACTACGGCGAGCCGGCACGCGGCGTCGAGGCGGTGCAGCTGGAGATCAGCCAGCGCAACTACATGGACGAGGACAGTTTCGCCTATCTGGCGGCCAAGGCCGCACGGCTGCAGTCGGTGATCCGCGCGCTGCTGACGGCCGCGTTGCAGCGCTGA
- the gorA gene encoding glutathione-disulfide reductase, translating into MNAANAPEFDLIVIGGGSGGLAGAFRAAEHGARVALLEPHLLGGTCVNVGCVPKKAMWLAADVAGRLNLARTLGFPVTPAPLDWCEFIVHRERYIANIHASYRRRLDAAGIALLPSHAGFLDPHTVECENGTHLRAERFLIATGGRPVRPAIPGADLGGDSDTFFQWRAAPECVAIVGGGYIAVELAGMLQALGSRVELFVRGDRLLREFDHELADQLAEDYRQAGIHLHFGYDLAAVERDDGGVRLRGMDGSECGRFDALLFATGRRPNSERLALERVGVAIDAQGHVVVDERHTTSVEHIFAVGDITPNPPLTPVAIAAARRLMDRVYGNATALLDPNDIPTVVFSHPPLGQVGLTEADARRVHGDEAVHVYRAGFRPMLYALADVPQHSLFKLVCVGEERRVVGIHLLGEAADEILQGFAVALKRGITLDDLRDTVAIHPTSAEEVVLMR; encoded by the coding sequence ATGAACGCCGCCAACGCACCCGAGTTCGACCTGATCGTCATCGGCGGCGGCTCGGGCGGGCTGGCCGGTGCGTTCCGTGCGGCCGAACACGGTGCGCGCGTCGCCCTGCTCGAACCGCACCTGCTTGGCGGCACCTGCGTCAACGTCGGTTGCGTGCCCAAGAAGGCGATGTGGCTGGCGGCGGACGTGGCGGGACGATTGAACCTCGCGCGCACGCTCGGTTTCCCGGTGACGCCGGCACCGCTGGACTGGTGCGAGTTCATCGTCCATCGCGAGCGCTACATCGCCAACATCCACGCCAGCTATCGACGTCGCCTCGATGCGGCAGGCATCGCGCTGCTCCCGAGCCACGCGGGTTTCCTGGATCCGCACACGGTCGAATGCGAGAACGGCACGCACCTGCGCGCCGAACGTTTCCTGATCGCCACCGGCGGCCGTCCCGTGCGGCCCGCCATTCCGGGAGCGGATCTCGGCGGCGATTCCGACACGTTCTTCCAGTGGCGCGCCGCGCCGGAGTGCGTGGCGATCGTCGGCGGCGGTTACATCGCGGTCGAACTGGCCGGCATGCTGCAGGCGCTGGGAAGCCGCGTGGAGCTGTTCGTGCGCGGCGATCGGCTGCTGCGCGAATTCGACCACGAACTCGCCGACCAGCTGGCCGAGGATTACCGGCAGGCCGGCATCCACCTGCACTTCGGTTACGACCTCGCCGCGGTCGAACGCGACGATGGTGGCGTGCGCCTGCGCGGCATGGACGGCTCGGAGTGCGGACGTTTCGACGCGCTACTGTTCGCGACCGGCCGCCGGCCCAACAGCGAACGCCTCGCGCTGGAGCGCGTCGGCGTCGCCATCGACGCGCAAGGCCACGTCGTCGTCGACGAGCGGCACACGACCAGCGTCGAGCACATCTTCGCGGTCGGCGACATCACCCCGAACCCGCCGCTGACGCCGGTCGCCATCGCCGCCGCGCGCCGGCTGATGGATCGCGTGTACGGCAACGCCACCGCGCTGCTCGATCCCAACGACATCCCGACCGTGGTGTTCTCGCATCCGCCGCTCGGGCAGGTGGGATTGACCGAAGCGGACGCGCGCCGCGTGCATGGCGACGAAGCGGTGCACGTGTATCGCGCGGGATTCCGGCCGATGCTGTACGCACTGGCCGACGTACCCCAGCACAGCCTGTTCAAGCTGGTGTGTGTGGGCGAGGAACGCCGCGTCGTCGGCATCCATCTGCTGGGCGAGGCGGCCGACGAGATCCTGCAGGGCTTCGCCGTCGCGCTCAAGCGCGGGATCACGCTGGACGACCTGCGCGATACCGTGGCGATCCACCCGACCAGCGCCGAAGAAGTGGTGCTGATGCGATGA
- the bla gene encoding subclass B3 metallo-beta-lactamase — protein MRPSVAVSLLLAALLQTPAFAAESVLPQAQAYESSESWRRAVAPFQIADRTWYIGTEGLSALLVKTDAGAVLIDGGLPQAADMLLERMRALGVAPSDLKLILHSHAHIDHAGPIAAIQRATGARVVSNAESAVLLARGGFDDLHFGDGMLFPPVHVDRLVMDGETVELGGVVFTTHFTPAHTPGSMSWTWTDAKDGKPLRIAYVDSLSAPGYHLVDNARYPHIVDDYRRGFTAVRALPCDLLLTPHPDASGWKLAESNTPTTLTCRAYADKAERALDKTLQEQRRAPAKTDAR, from the coding sequence ATGCGCCCTTCCGTTGCCGTTTCCCTGCTGCTCGCCGCGCTGCTCCAGACGCCCGCCTTCGCCGCCGAATCGGTGCTGCCCCAGGCGCAGGCCTATGAATCGTCCGAATCGTGGCGTCGCGCGGTGGCGCCGTTCCAGATCGCCGATCGCACCTGGTACATCGGCACCGAAGGTCTGAGCGCTCTGCTGGTGAAGACCGACGCCGGCGCCGTGCTGATCGACGGCGGCCTGCCGCAGGCAGCGGACATGCTGCTCGAACGCATGCGCGCACTCGGCGTGGCGCCGTCGGACCTCAAGCTGATCCTTCACAGCCACGCGCATATCGACCACGCGGGTCCGATCGCCGCGATCCAGCGCGCCACCGGCGCACGCGTGGTGAGCAACGCCGAGTCGGCGGTGCTGCTCGCACGCGGCGGATTCGACGACCTGCACTTCGGCGACGGCATGCTGTTCCCGCCGGTGCACGTGGATCGCCTGGTGATGGACGGCGAGACCGTCGAGCTTGGCGGCGTGGTGTTCACCACGCATTTCACGCCGGCGCACACGCCCGGCAGCATGAGCTGGACCTGGACCGACGCGAAGGACGGCAAGCCGTTGCGCATCGCCTACGTCGACAGCCTCAGCGCACCGGGTTACCACCTGGTCGACAACGCGCGCTATCCGCACATCGTCGATGACTATCGTCGCGGCTTCACCGCCGTGCGTGCCCTGCCCTGCGACCTGTTGCTGACGCCGCATCCTGACGCAAGCGGCTGGAAGCTGGCCGAATCGAACACGCCGACCACGCTCACCTGCCGCGCCTACGCGGACAAGGCCGAGCGCGCGCTCGACAAGACCCTGCAGGAGCAGCGTCGCGCTCCGGCCAAGACGGACGCGCGCTGA
- a CDS encoding NUDIX hydrolase: MPYTPIVATLGYVLSPDGREVLMVHRNARPDDHQLGKYNGLGGKLEPDEDVVAGMRRELLEEAGIECDAMQLRGTISWPGFGKHGEDWLGFVFVVTSFRGTPHSSNPEGTLEWVPVDRLDELPMWEGDRNFLPLVFDGDPRPFHGVMPYRDGRMVSWSYSRV; this comes from the coding sequence ATGCCGTACACGCCCATCGTCGCCACGCTCGGCTACGTGCTTTCGCCCGACGGGCGCGAAGTGCTGATGGTCCACCGCAACGCACGACCCGACGACCACCAGCTCGGCAAGTACAACGGACTGGGCGGCAAGCTCGAACCCGACGAGGACGTCGTCGCCGGCATGCGCCGCGAACTCCTTGAGGAAGCCGGCATCGAATGCGATGCGATGCAGCTGCGCGGCACCATCAGCTGGCCCGGTTTCGGCAAGCACGGCGAGGACTGGCTCGGCTTCGTGTTCGTGGTCACGTCGTTCCGCGGCACGCCGCATTCGAGCAATCCCGAAGGCACGCTGGAATGGGTGCCGGTGGACCGCCTCGACGAACTGCCGATGTGGGAAGGCGACCGCAACTTCCTGCCGCTGGTGTTCGACGGCGACCCGCGCCCGTTCCACGGCGTGATGCCCTATCGCGACGGGCGCATGGTGTCGTGGTCTTACTCGCGCGTGTGA
- a CDS encoding NAD(P)/FAD-dependent oxidoreductase: protein MEQREDVVIVGAGVIGLASALALLETGRSVRVIDAGRVGGGSSHGNCGTITPSHAPPLAAPGVVIKALRWMLTPDAPLYVAPRLDLRLWSWLLRFAARCNDRDWRSSARAKSEILNDSRVRLAEWVRDYGLNCEFAPSGEDYVYRDPREFEHSREEIDFLRELGVRVDVVDGPTYERMEPALKPGLAGAIRFDGDAVLRPDRYVAELARVVRARGGTIVEHCAFEGATTEGERVRIRTAQGEREARELVMALGAWSPKLADAIGAPVLKAAIQPGKGYSITYSSPNLVPRRPLVLRERQVCVTAFDSGFRLGSTMEFSGYDESLNPRRLAALERGAREYLHEPYGAQKQEEWYGWRPMSCDDVPIIGRVPGNERVLVATGHGMMGVSMSAATGQLVADLITRRTPAIDAAPYAIERFE, encoded by the coding sequence ATGGAACAGCGCGAAGATGTGGTGATCGTCGGCGCAGGCGTGATCGGTCTGGCCAGCGCCCTGGCTCTGCTCGAAACCGGGCGGAGCGTCCGCGTGATCGACGCCGGCCGCGTCGGTGGCGGCAGCTCGCACGGCAACTGCGGCACGATCACGCCGAGCCACGCACCGCCGCTGGCGGCGCCCGGTGTGGTGATCAAGGCGCTGCGCTGGATGCTGACGCCGGACGCGCCGCTGTACGTCGCGCCGCGACTGGACCTGCGCCTGTGGTCGTGGCTGCTGCGCTTCGCCGCGCGCTGCAACGACCGCGACTGGCGCAGCAGTGCGCGCGCCAAGTCCGAAATCCTCAACGATTCGCGCGTGCGCCTGGCCGAATGGGTGCGCGACTACGGCCTGAACTGCGAGTTCGCGCCGTCCGGTGAGGACTACGTGTACCGCGATCCGCGCGAGTTCGAGCACAGCCGCGAGGAGATCGATTTCCTGCGCGAACTGGGCGTGCGCGTCGACGTCGTCGACGGTCCGACCTACGAACGCATGGAGCCGGCGCTCAAGCCGGGGCTCGCCGGCGCGATCCGCTTCGACGGCGATGCGGTGTTGCGCCCGGATCGTTACGTCGCCGAACTCGCTCGCGTCGTGCGCGCGCGCGGCGGCACCATCGTCGAACATTGCGCTTTCGAAGGCGCGACGACCGAAGGCGAGCGCGTGCGTATCCGTACCGCGCAGGGTGAGCGCGAGGCGCGCGAACTGGTGATGGCACTGGGCGCGTGGTCGCCGAAGCTCGCCGATGCGATCGGCGCGCCGGTATTGAAGGCCGCGATCCAGCCGGGCAAGGGCTATTCCATCACCTATTCGAGCCCGAACCTCGTGCCGCGCCGACCGCTGGTGCTGCGCGAACGCCAGGTCTGCGTGACGGCGTTCGACAGCGGCTTCCGCCTTGGCAGCACGATGGAATTCAGCGGTTACGACGAAAGCCTGAATCCGCGCCGCCTCGCCGCGCTGGAGCGCGGTGCCCGCGAATACCTGCACGAACCCTACGGCGCGCAGAAGCAGGAAGAGTGGTACGGCTGGCGGCCGATGAGCTGCGACGACGTTCCGATCATCGGTCGCGTGCCGGGCAATGAACGCGTGCTCGTCGCCACCGGGCACGGCATGATGGGCGTGAGCATGAGCGCCGCGACCGGGCAGCTGGTCGCGGACCTGATCACGCGACGCACGCCGGCGATCGACGCGGCGCCGTACGCCATCGAGCGATTCGAATGA